The Sphingomonas sp. LY54 genome includes a region encoding these proteins:
- a CDS encoding translocation/assembly module TamB domain-containing protein — protein MADQAPAPIAGAEGEPPVRRRRGRWASSLAKGVVGLLVALALAFAGLLAFLDTDAGHRFLADRIAALSPSSGLKVRIGRIEGSIWGDTQLIDVRAYDPDGLFLESPRIEMDWQPIAWLTNRLVVDDLTSELVVLHRLPKLIPSEEPRPILPGFDIRIGRLEIAQLRFEKAVTGEVRIARVTGEADIRSGRALVDLKAKVRGGGDELSLLLDAEPDRDHFDLDVRLAAPENGVVGAILGTKRPIALQIAGDGSWSAWAGTARLDLSGQRAADFALKAEKGRYRLSGELAPAQFLKGKLMRLSAPAILVNAHATLVDRRLDGALSLRSQALRVESKGVIDLARSGFDDVRVGAELLQPKALFPNMSGRDVRLTVLLDGPFKRAGFTYRLTSPHVAFDDTGFDDVRAEGRGRLSDPPVTVPLRLFARRVTGVGDVAGGILANLSVDGVLKVTGKRLTGEGMTLSSDKLKGKVSVFVDLTEGGTYQVILSGGLTRYLIPGLGVVDVTSELKIVEGPGGKGTIVTGKGRAWVRRFDNGFLAGLSGGLPQIETDLVRGTDKILHFRNLRLTGPSIAIQGNGLRRNDGTFLFEGTGRQAKYGPFTIRLDGRIDRPKMTIRLQRPNDAMGLADVLLNLDPNAQGFAYRAEGQSHLGPFQSHGAILLPQGQPALIQIAALQLSGTTASGTLRADPGGFSGTLAVAGGGLDGQLAFSPVGDVQRIEAHLTANDARFAGATPLTIRRGKLDGVILLDPAGTSVEATMSARGLSRGGLSLARLDAQASMRGGTGRIRADIAGTRGRDFVFRTVADIAPGRVRLTGGGTVDRRPIELSEPAVLTQTEDGWRLSPTALTFAGGNATVSGLFGKDANELNARMERMPLTVLDIGWPRLGLGGIASGTVSYREPKGDGAPTGDANLRVRGLTRAGLVLSSRPVDIGLVAKLDGRNAAMRAIAVSEGRTIGRAQARISPVGTSGSLAERLTRAPLFAQLRYNGPADTLWRLTGLEMLDLSGPVAVGADARGTIDNPQIRGSVRTSGARLESAVSGTVIENIQASGRFGGSRLVIDSFAGTTKKDGRVRGRGTFDLAAANGFGMDIALETQAAQLIDRDDLKAQVTGPLTIRSDGSGGTIAGDLALVSGSFRLGSATAAAQVARIPVRELNRPDDEAPAPRPVRPWALDLKVRGDKRLTVTGLGINSEWGTDLKIAGTVTAPRITGEAELVRGTYDFAGRRFDLERGTIRFQGESPINPLLDIVAEGGVQGLNATIRVTGRGQKPEIAFTSTPALPEDELLSRLLFGTSITNLSAPEALQLAAAVASLNDTGGGLDPINAVRTATGLDRLRILPADISTGQGTSIAAGKYIGRRVYVEVITDGRGYSATQVEYQITRWLSLLSSISTIGRESVNVRVSKDY, from the coding sequence ATGGCCGACCAGGCGCCCGCGCCGATCGCCGGGGCGGAAGGCGAGCCGCCCGTCCGCCGCCGGCGGGGACGCTGGGCGTCGTCGCTCGCCAAAGGGGTGGTCGGGCTGCTGGTCGCGCTCGCATTGGCCTTCGCCGGCCTGCTCGCCTTCCTCGACACCGACGCCGGGCACCGCTTCCTCGCCGATCGCATCGCCGCGCTCAGCCCCTCGTCGGGGCTCAAGGTCCGGATCGGCCGGATCGAGGGGTCGATCTGGGGCGACACGCAGCTGATCGACGTGCGCGCCTACGATCCCGACGGGCTGTTTCTCGAATCCCCCCGCATCGAGATGGACTGGCAGCCGATCGCCTGGCTCACCAACCGGCTGGTGGTCGACGATCTGACCTCCGAGCTGGTCGTGCTGCACCGCCTTCCCAAGCTGATCCCGAGCGAGGAGCCGCGGCCGATCCTGCCCGGTTTCGACATTCGCATCGGGCGGCTGGAAATCGCGCAGCTCCGGTTCGAGAAAGCGGTCACCGGCGAGGTGCGGATCGCGCGCGTCACCGGCGAGGCCGACATACGCTCCGGCCGCGCCCTGGTCGACCTCAAGGCCAAGGTGCGCGGCGGTGGCGACGAACTTAGCCTGCTGCTCGATGCCGAGCCCGACCGCGACCACTTCGATCTCGACGTACGGCTAGCGGCGCCGGAAAACGGCGTGGTTGGCGCGATCCTCGGCACCAAGCGGCCGATCGCCCTGCAGATTGCGGGCGACGGCAGCTGGAGCGCCTGGGCCGGCACCGCGCGGCTCGATCTCTCGGGCCAGCGCGCCGCCGATTTCGCGCTGAAGGCCGAAAAGGGCCGCTACCGCCTGTCGGGCGAGCTTGCGCCGGCGCAGTTCCTGAAGGGCAAGCTGATGCGCCTTTCCGCGCCGGCGATCCTGGTCAACGCGCACGCCACGCTCGTCGACCGGCGGCTCGACGGGGCGCTGTCGCTGCGCTCGCAGGCCCTGCGGGTCGAGAGCAAGGGCGTGATCGACCTCGCCCGCAGCGGCTTCGATGACGTCCGCGTCGGCGCCGAATTGCTGCAGCCCAAGGCCCTGTTCCCCAACATGAGCGGCCGCGACGTCCGGCTGACGGTGTTGCTCGACGGTCCGTTCAAGCGCGCGGGCTTCACCTATCGCCTGACCTCGCCGCACGTCGCCTTCGACGATACCGGCTTCGACGACGTTCGCGCCGAAGGGCGCGGCCGCCTGTCCGATCCGCCCGTCACTGTGCCGCTGCGCCTATTCGCGCGGCGCGTGACCGGCGTGGGCGATGTCGCCGGCGGCATCCTGGCGAACCTCTCGGTGGACGGCGTGCTCAAGGTCACCGGCAAGCGCCTGACCGGCGAGGGGATGACGCTGAGCTCCGACAAGCTCAAGGGCAAGGTCAGCGTCTTCGTCGATCTTACCGAGGGCGGCACCTATCAGGTCATCCTGTCGGGTGGGCTGACGCGCTATCTGATCCCCGGCCTCGGCGTCGTCGACGTCACCAGCGAGCTCAAGATCGTGGAAGGGCCCGGCGGCAAGGGCACGATCGTGACCGGCAAGGGCCGCGCCTGGGTGCGCCGTTTCGACAATGGTTTCCTCGCCGGGCTGTCGGGCGGGCTGCCGCAGATCGAGACCGATCTCGTGCGCGGCACCGACAAGATTCTCCATTTCCGCAATTTGCGGCTGACCGGCCCGTCGATCGCGATCCAGGGCAACGGCCTGCGCCGCAACGACGGCACGTTCCTGTTCGAAGGCACGGGGCGGCAGGCCAAATATGGCCCGTTCACGATCCGGCTGGACGGGCGGATCGACCGGCCGAAGATGACGATCCGGCTGCAGCGGCCCAACGACGCGATGGGGCTGGCGGACGTGCTGCTGAACCTCGATCCCAACGCGCAGGGCTTCGCCTATCGCGCCGAGGGGCAGTCCCATCTGGGCCCCTTCCAGTCTCACGGCGCGATCCTGCTGCCCCAGGGCCAGCCGGCACTGATCCAGATCGCGGCGCTGCAGCTTTCCGGCACGACCGCGAGCGGCACGCTCCGCGCCGATCCGGGCGGGTTCAGCGGCACTCTCGCCGTGGCCGGCGGCGGGCTCGACGGGCAGCTGGCGTTCAGCCCGGTCGGCGATGTGCAGCGGATCGAAGCGCATCTGACGGCGAACGACGCCCGCTTTGCCGGTGCGACCCCGCTCACCATCCGCCGCGGCAAGCTCGACGGCGTGATCCTGCTCGATCCGGCCGGGACCTCGGTCGAGGCGACAATGAGCGCGCGCGGATTGAGCCGCGGCGGCCTGTCGCTCGCGCGGCTCGACGCCCAGGCCAGTATGCGCGGCGGCACGGGGCGGATCCGCGCCGACATCGCCGGCACCCGCGGCCGCGATTTCGTGTTCCGCACGGTCGCCGACATCGCCCCCGGGCGGGTGCGGCTGACCGGGGGAGGGACGGTCGACCGCAGGCCGATCGAGCTCAGCGAGCCGGCGGTCCTCACCCAGACCGAGGATGGCTGGCGCCTGTCGCCGACGGCGCTCACCTTTGCGGGGGGCAACGCCACCGTCTCCGGCCTGTTCGGCAAGGATGCGAACGAACTCAACGCGCGCATGGAGCGGATGCCGCTGACCGTGCTCGACATTGGCTGGCCGCGGCTGGGGCTGGGCGGCATCGCGTCGGGCACGGTCAGCTATCGCGAGCCGAAGGGAGACGGCGCGCCGACCGGCGACGCCAACCTGCGCGTGCGCGGGCTGACGCGGGCGGGCCTGGTTCTCTCGTCGCGGCCGGTCGACATCGGCCTTGTCGCCAAGCTCGACGGGCGCAACGCGGCGATGCGCGCGATCGCGGTCAGCGAAGGCCGGACGATCGGGCGCGCGCAGGCGCGGATCTCGCCGGTCGGGACCAGCGGCAGCCTGGCCGAGCGGCTGACGCGGGCACCGCTCTTCGCCCAGCTCCGTTACAACGGACCCGCCGATACGTTGTGGCGGCTGACCGGGCTGGAGATGCTCGATCTCAGCGGGCCGGTGGCAGTCGGCGCCGACGCGCGCGGCACGATCGATAATCCGCAGATCCGCGGCTCGGTCCGCACCAGCGGCGCCCGCCTCGAAAGCGCGGTCAGCGGCACGGTGATCGAGAATATCCAGGCGAGCGGGCGTTTCGGCGGCTCGCGGCTGGTGATCGACAGCTTCGCCGGAACGACCAAGAAGGACGGGCGCGTGCGCGGCCGCGGCACGTTCGACCTCGCCGCCGCCAACGGTTTCGGGATGGATATCGCGCTCGAGACGCAGGCCGCGCAATTGATCGATCGCGACGATTTGAAGGCCCAGGTGACGGGACCGCTCACGATCCGTTCGGACGGCTCTGGCGGCACGATCGCCGGCGATCTCGCTTTGGTCAGCGGCAGCTTCCGCCTCGGCAGCGCCACGGCGGCGGCCCAAGTGGCGCGGATCCCGGTGCGCGAACTCAACCGCCCCGACGATGAAGCGCCCGCGCCGCGGCCGGTGCGGCCCTGGGCGCTCGACCTCAAGGTCCGGGGCGATAAGCGCCTGACCGTCACCGGCCTCGGCATCAACAGCGAATGGGGCACGGACCTGAAGATCGCCGGGACCGTCACCGCTCCGCGCATCACCGGCGAGGCCGAATTGGTGCGGGGCACGTACGATTTCGCCGGCCGGCGCTTCGATCTGGAACGCGGCACGATCCGCTTCCAGGGCGAGAGCCCGATCAATCCCCTGCTGGACATCGTCGCGGAAGGCGGGGTGCAGGGGCTGAACGCGACGATCCGGGTCACCGGGCGCGGCCAGAAGCCCGAAATCGCCTTCACCAGCACGCCGGCCTTGCCCGAGGACGAACTGCTGAGCCGGCTGCTGTTCGGCACCTCGATCACCAACCTGTCGGCGCCCGAAGCGCTGCAGCTCGCCGCCGCCGTTGCGAGCCTGAACGATACCGGCGGCGGGCTCGATCCGATCAATGCCGTGCGCACCGCGACCGGGCTCGATCGCCTCCGCATCCTGCCGGCCGACATCAGCACCGGGCAGGGGACCTCGATCGCGGCGGGCAAATATATCGGCCGGCGCGTCTATGTGGAGGTGATCACCGATGGCCGCGGCTATTCGGCCACGCAGGTCGAATATCAGATCACGCGCTGGCTCTCGCTCCTCTCGAGCATCTCCACGATCGGGCGCGAGAGCGTGAACGTGCGGGTTTCCAAGGATTATTGA
- a CDS encoding S24 family peptidase, producing the protein MDARAELERLIRERGEDYASLSRLIGRNAAYVQQFIKRGTPRTLAEEDRRILARYFGVPEERLGGQPASADAAGHVIVPHLELGASAGPGALPGDERAKSHFAFDSQWLKRLGAGDVRGLSIIGVEGDSMVPTLADGDEIMVDRSDVAGRLRDGIYVLRIEDALMVKRLSVNPVARTASISSDNSAYPSWPDCPLDEIDVVGRVVWAGRRIA; encoded by the coding sequence ATGGACGCGCGCGCAGAATTGGAGCGCCTCATCAGGGAGCGAGGCGAGGATTATGCCTCGCTATCGCGGCTGATCGGCCGCAACGCCGCTTATGTGCAGCAGTTCATCAAGCGCGGCACGCCCAGGACCCTCGCGGAGGAGGACCGGCGCATCCTCGCGCGCTATTTCGGCGTGCCGGAGGAAAGGCTTGGCGGCCAGCCGGCTTCAGCCGACGCGGCCGGCCATGTGATCGTCCCGCATCTGGAGTTGGGCGCGTCGGCGGGGCCGGGCGCGCTGCCCGGCGACGAGCGCGCGAAATCCCATTTCGCCTTCGATTCCCAATGGCTTAAACGGCTTGGGGCGGGCGACGTGCGCGGGCTCTCGATCATCGGCGTCGAGGGCGATTCGATGGTCCCGACCCTGGCCGACGGCGACGAGATCATGGTCGATCGCAGCGATGTCGCGGGCCGGCTGCGCGACGGCATCTACGTGCTACGGATCGAGGATGCGCTGATGGTGAAGAGGCTGTCGGTCAATCCGGTCGCGCGGACCGCTTCGATCAGCAGCGACAATTCCGCCTATCCGAGCTGGCCCGATTGTCCGCTCGACGAGATTGACGTGGTCGGTCGCGTGGTGTGGGCCGGGCGGAGGATCGCCTAG
- a CDS encoding TIGR04063 family PEP-CTERM/XrtA system glycosyltransferase: protein MRILHVLDHSLPLHSGYTFRTRAILKAQIAQGWDVACLTGVRHAAPGPDPEVIDGITFYRTPGRASGPPLLRELREVRMLADRLDRLAEEWKPDQLHAHSPVLTALAALRVARKRKLPLLYEIRAFWEDAAVGNGTGREGSLRYRLTRLLETHAVRRADAVAVICEGLRRDLVARGIDADKILVSPNGVDMGMFGQPLPYDRDFAEELGLDGADVIGFIGSFYDYEGLDDLIAAMPLLVAMRPDAHLLLVGGGPMEAALKAQAAASPAAGRIHFIGRVPHEQVELYYGLIDILAYPRKAMRLTELVTPLKPLEAMAQRKLVAASDVGGHRELIEDGVTGTLFPPDDPAALAAALDGLLGERNGWEARRDTARAFVERDRNWSLNISNYAPAYRKLTGMAL, encoded by the coding sequence ATGCGCATTCTCCACGTCCTGGATCACAGCCTGCCGCTCCACAGCGGCTATACATTTCGGACGCGCGCGATCCTGAAGGCGCAGATTGCGCAGGGCTGGGACGTCGCCTGCCTGACTGGCGTGCGCCACGCCGCGCCGGGCCCGGATCCGGAAGTGATCGACGGAATCACCTTCTATCGGACGCCCGGCCGTGCGTCCGGCCCGCCTTTGCTGCGCGAATTGCGCGAGGTGCGGATGCTCGCCGACCGGCTCGACCGGCTGGCTGAGGAGTGGAAACCGGACCAGTTGCACGCCCACTCGCCAGTGCTGACCGCGCTGGCCGCCCTGCGTGTGGCGCGGAAGCGGAAGCTGCCCCTGCTCTACGAGATCCGCGCCTTTTGGGAGGATGCCGCGGTCGGCAACGGCACCGGGCGCGAGGGGTCGCTGCGCTATCGGCTGACGCGCCTGCTTGAAACGCACGCGGTTCGCCGGGCCGACGCCGTCGCCGTGATCTGCGAGGGGCTGCGCCGCGACCTGGTCGCGCGTGGCATCGACGCCGACAAGATTCTCGTCTCGCCCAACGGCGTCGACATGGGCATGTTCGGCCAGCCCTTGCCCTATGACCGTGACTTCGCCGAGGAACTCGGCCTGGACGGCGCAGACGTGATCGGGTTCATCGGCTCATTCTACGATTATGAAGGGCTCGACGATCTGATCGCCGCGATGCCGCTTCTGGTGGCAATGCGTCCGGACGCGCATCTGCTTCTGGTCGGCGGCGGGCCGATGGAAGCGGCGCTGAAGGCGCAGGCCGCGGCATCGCCGGCGGCGGGACGGATCCATTTCATCGGCCGCGTGCCGCACGAGCAGGTCGAGCTTTATTACGGGCTGATCGACATCCTCGCTTACCCGCGCAAGGCGATGCGGCTGACCGAGCTGGTGACGCCGCTGAAGCCGCTCGAGGCGATGGCGCAGCGCAAGCTGGTCGCGGCGTCGGACGTCGGCGGCCATCGCGAACTGATCGAGGACGGCGTCACCGGCACCCTGTTCCCGCCGGACGACCCTGCAGCCCTGGCAGCGGCGCTCGATGGGCTACTGGGCGAGCGCAACGGCTGGGAGGCGCGGCGGGACACGGCCCGCGCCTTCGTCGAGCGCGATCGTAACTGGTCATTGAACATTTCCAATTATGCTCCCGCTTATCGGAAACTGACTGGCATGGCTTTGTAA
- a CDS encoding autotransporter assembly complex protein TamA, with amino-acid sequence MLQVAAGRRVAAALAVAALTLTHHPARAQESSGLDELDQPLDPSAPLAPMPDLGVEWPDMEEEPGEIADAPDTSIADAASERRYTVRIEGLEGVGSEALLLQFKQLSALEQDADDTANAAQIDRRARADADLLSELLRAWGYYDALVRTRVEAGAAANVAQVTLEAEPGPQYRFAEVRLPGIEGAGEDEAALRQAFGVEEGEPVNAADVTTGEAALRIELGKRGYAFADVGKLDIAVDHETRTATLVLPVEPKGARQFGRIVVEGDRLFSAKHIQRIARFDPGDRYEQPLLEDLRRALVATGIVSSVSLRPIDDPATKTVDIAVALEPAPMRTIAGAAGYGTGEGVRVEASWQHRNLIRPEGAVTFRGVAGTREQLISATLRRNNFRKRDQVLTAQAAASHVERNAYDARTFLLGAGIERRSNIIWQKKWTWSLGADLIASDERDVDIDSGTTRRRTFLIGALPASLSYDGSNDLLDPTRGFRLSGRFSPEASLQDGTFGYSRVQLDGSFYQPVSDTVTIAGRARLGTIFGASRDRIAPSRRFYAGGGGSVRGYGFQKLGPRDPIFDDPIGGRSLAEFALEARVRVGNFGIVPFIDAGNIYTSPLPEIDHLRFGAGLGVRYHTNFGPIRVDVGTPLNRRSGDDRIAVYVSLGQAF; translated from the coding sequence ATGTTGCAAGTCGCTGCGGGGCGGCGTGTGGCGGCCGCTCTGGCCGTCGCTGCCCTCACTCTCACCCATCATCCGGCGCGAGCGCAGGAGAGCAGCGGCTTGGACGAGCTTGACCAGCCGCTCGACCCTTCGGCGCCGCTCGCTCCGATGCCCGACCTCGGCGTCGAATGGCCGGATATGGAAGAGGAGCCGGGCGAGATCGCCGATGCGCCCGATACCAGCATCGCCGATGCGGCGAGCGAGCGCCGCTACACCGTGCGGATCGAAGGGCTGGAGGGCGTCGGGTCAGAGGCGCTTCTCCTCCAGTTCAAGCAATTGTCCGCGCTCGAGCAGGATGCGGACGACACTGCCAACGCCGCCCAGATCGATCGGCGCGCGCGCGCCGACGCCGACCTACTGAGCGAATTGCTGCGGGCCTGGGGCTACTATGACGCGCTCGTGCGCACCCGTGTCGAAGCAGGCGCGGCGGCCAATGTGGCGCAGGTGACGCTCGAGGCCGAGCCGGGCCCGCAATATCGCTTCGCCGAAGTCCGCCTGCCCGGGATCGAGGGGGCAGGCGAGGACGAAGCCGCGTTGCGGCAGGCGTTCGGGGTCGAGGAAGGCGAGCCGGTCAACGCCGCCGACGTGACGACCGGCGAGGCGGCGCTCCGGATCGAGCTGGGCAAGCGCGGCTATGCGTTCGCCGATGTCGGCAAGCTCGACATCGCCGTCGACCACGAAACGCGCACGGCGACGCTGGTGCTGCCGGTCGAACCGAAAGGCGCGCGGCAGTTCGGGCGCATCGTCGTCGAAGGCGATCGGCTGTTCTCCGCCAAGCATATCCAGCGCATCGCTCGGTTCGATCCGGGCGACCGCTACGAACAGCCGTTGCTCGAGGATCTGCGTCGGGCCCTGGTCGCCACCGGCATCGTCTCGTCGGTCAGCCTGCGGCCGATCGACGATCCCGCGACCAAGACGGTCGACATCGCCGTCGCGCTGGAGCCGGCGCCGATGCGGACCATCGCCGGCGCGGCCGGCTACGGCACCGGCGAGGGCGTCCGGGTCGAGGCGAGCTGGCAGCACCGCAACCTGATCCGCCCAGAAGGCGCCGTCACCTTCCGCGGCGTCGCCGGCACGCGCGAGCAGCTCATCTCCGCCACCCTGCGCCGCAACAATTTCCGCAAGCGCGACCAGGTGCTGACCGCGCAAGCGGCGGCCAGCCATGTCGAGCGCAATGCCTATGACGCCCGCACCTTCCTGCTGGGCGCCGGGATCGAGCGCCGCAGCAACATCATCTGGCAGAAGAAATGGACCTGGTCGCTCGGCGCCGATCTGATCGCTTCGGACGAACGCGACGTCGACATCGACAGCGGCACGACGCGACGGCGCACCTTCCTGATCGGCGCGCTGCCGGCGAGCCTCTCCTATGACGGCTCGAACGACCTGCTCGATCCGACCCGCGGCTTCCGCCTGTCGGGGCGCTTCTCGCCCGAAGCGTCGCTGCAGGACGGCACGTTCGGCTATTCGCGGGTCCAGCTCGACGGCAGCTTCTACCAGCCGGTTTCCGACACGGTGACGATCGCCGGGCGGGCGCGGCTCGGCACGATCTTCGGCGCCAGCCGGGACCGCATCGCGCCGTCGCGCCGCTTCTACGCCGGCGGTGGCGGATCGGTGCGCGGCTACGGCTTCCAGAAGCTCGGGCCGCGCGACCCGATCTTCGACGATCCGATCGGTGGCCGCAGCCTTGCCGAGTTCGCGCTCGAGGCGCGGGTCCGGGTCGGCAATTTCGGGATCGTGCCGTTCATCGACGCCGGCAACATCTACACGTCGCCGCTGCCGGAGATCGACCATCTCCGCTTCGGCGCCGGCCTCGGCGTGCGCTACCACACCAATTTCGGCCCGATCCGGGTCGATGTCGGCACGCCGCTCAACCGGCGCAGCGGCGACGACCGAATCGCGGTTTACGTCTCGCTGGGCCAGGCCTTCTGA